One window of Streptomyces sp. NBC_00273 genomic DNA carries:
- a CDS encoding extracellular solute-binding protein, translated as MRRGIAATALVATLALAATACGGDDKNAADGTKAGGELSGTVTWWDTSNDAEKASFQKIAEAFTAKHPKVTVKYVNVPYGDAQNKVKNAFSSGSDAPDVIRADVGWVADFASLGYLDEVPADAAKKIDAEFLPQAAASGKFEGKTYAVPQVIDSLGLFYNKKMLADAGVQPPKTLEEVKTAAAAIKGKTGKAGLYLRGDDSYWFLPLIYGEGGDLVDAKNKTVTVDNEAGVKAFKTARDLVASGAAITNATDGYANMQTAFKTGEAAMMINGPWAVADTYAGDQFKDKANLGIAAVPAGSAKAGAPQGGHDLAVYAGSKNTAAAHAFVEYMTSQEVQVQSTKDLSLLPTRTAAYELPDVKGNEMVQFFKPAVDKAVERAWIPENGSLFEPLKVEYTKAITGASSPEDAAKSAGVEFRKILKGWK; from the coding sequence ATGCGGCGTGGCATAGCGGCCACCGCGCTGGTCGCGACCCTGGCGCTCGCGGCAACGGCTTGCGGTGGGGACGACAAGAACGCGGCCGACGGCACCAAGGCGGGCGGCGAGCTTTCCGGCACGGTCACGTGGTGGGACACCTCGAACGATGCCGAGAAGGCCAGCTTCCAGAAGATCGCCGAGGCGTTCACGGCGAAGCACCCGAAGGTGACCGTCAAGTACGTCAACGTCCCCTACGGCGACGCGCAGAACAAGGTCAAGAACGCCTTCAGCAGCGGCTCCGACGCGCCTGACGTCATCCGTGCCGACGTCGGCTGGGTCGCGGACTTCGCTTCCCTGGGCTACCTCGACGAGGTCCCGGCCGACGCGGCGAAGAAGATCGACGCCGAGTTCCTCCCGCAGGCCGCGGCCAGCGGCAAGTTCGAGGGCAAGACCTACGCCGTTCCGCAGGTCATCGACAGCCTCGGCCTCTTCTACAACAAGAAGATGCTCGCCGACGCCGGCGTCCAGCCCCCCAAGACGCTGGAAGAGGTGAAGACCGCCGCCGCCGCCATCAAGGGCAAGACCGGCAAGGCCGGCCTCTACCTCCGCGGCGACGACTCCTACTGGTTCCTCCCCCTCATCTACGGCGAGGGCGGCGACCTGGTCGACGCGAAGAACAAGACGGTCACCGTCGACAACGAGGCGGGCGTCAAGGCCTTCAAGACCGCCCGCGACCTGGTCGCCTCGGGTGCGGCGATCACCAACGCCACCGACGGCTACGCCAACATGCAGACGGCCTTCAAGACCGGCGAGGCCGCCATGATGATCAACGGTCCGTGGGCCGTCGCCGACACCTACGCCGGCGACCAGTTCAAGGACAAGGCCAACCTCGGCATCGCCGCGGTCCCGGCCGGCTCGGCCAAGGCCGGTGCCCCGCAGGGCGGCCACGACCTCGCCGTCTACGCTGGTTCCAAGAACACCGCCGCCGCGCACGCCTTCGTCGAGTACATGACCTCTCAGGAGGTCCAGGTGCAGTCGACCAAGGACCTCAGCCTGCTCCCGACCCGTACCGCCGCCTACGAGCTGCCGGACGTCAAGGGCAACGAGATGGTCCAGTTCTTCAAGCCGGCCGTGGACAAGGCCGTCGAGCGCGCCTGGATCCCGGAGAACGGCTCCCTCTTCGAGCCGCTGAAGGTCGAATACACCAAGGCGATCACCGGGGCGTCGAGCCCGGAGGACGCGGCCAAGTCGGCCGGCGTCGAGTTCCGCAAGATCCTCAAGGGCTGGAAGTAA
- a CDS encoding glycoside hydrolase family 13 protein, with product MTHDSTAVQLASSSSKATATGGWWRDAVIYQVYVRSFADSDGDGIGDLRGVRSRLPHLARLGVDAVWLTPFYVSPQADGGYDVADYRAVDPLFGDLSDADELVRAAHALGLRVIVDVVPNHTSEQHPWFRAALAGDPGARERYHFRPGRGPDGAEPPNDWESIFGGPAWTRVPDGDWYLHLFAPEQPDLDWDHPEVAAEFASVLRFWLDLGIDGFRIDVAHGMVKAPGLPDIGRGAQATLIGTEPLPFFDQDGVHEIHRSWRRLLDSYGGGRIGVAEAWAPTSERLALYVRPDELHQAFNFRFLNCPWDPAAMRTVIDESLAATTAVGAPTTWVLSNHDVVRHVTRYGGGTRGLARARAAALLMLALPGSAYLYQGEELGLPEVADLPDRVRQDPAFRRGRRQPGDADGPAGSGPRPEDPSEPEGQDGLRDGCRVPLPWSGAEPPYGFGPAGSWLPQPAGWGGLSVAAQTGDPHSTLELYRAALELRRAMPGLGAPEAGTGPGPGTGVDAAAVAGADAPAEAPYGSYDPDCPDDPDGSYGPDACGMRWQCAPEGVLLFTRPGFACTLNTRPDPVELPAPGRPVLSSAPVETDGRTVRLPPDSCTWWSW from the coding sequence ATGACCCACGATTCGACGGCCGTCCAGCTTGCAAGCTCTTCCAGCAAAGCGACCGCGACCGGTGGCTGGTGGCGCGATGCCGTCATCTATCAGGTGTACGTGCGCTCCTTCGCCGACAGCGACGGGGACGGCATCGGGGACCTCCGCGGGGTCCGCTCCCGCCTCCCCCACCTCGCCCGCCTCGGGGTCGACGCCGTGTGGCTCACCCCCTTCTACGTCTCCCCGCAGGCGGACGGCGGCTACGACGTCGCCGACTACCGGGCCGTCGACCCCCTCTTCGGGGACCTCTCGGACGCCGACGAGCTGGTCCGGGCCGCGCACGCGCTGGGGCTGCGGGTCATCGTGGACGTGGTGCCGAACCACACCTCCGAACAGCACCCCTGGTTCCGCGCCGCCCTCGCCGGGGATCCGGGGGCCCGCGAGCGCTACCACTTCCGCCCCGGGCGGGGGCCGGACGGCGCCGAGCCCCCGAACGACTGGGAGTCGATCTTCGGCGGCCCCGCCTGGACCCGGGTCCCGGACGGCGACTGGTACCTGCACCTCTTCGCCCCCGAGCAGCCCGACCTCGACTGGGACCATCCCGAGGTCGCCGCCGAGTTCGCCTCCGTCCTGCGCTTCTGGCTCGACCTCGGCATCGACGGCTTCCGCATCGACGTCGCCCACGGCATGGTCAAGGCCCCGGGCCTGCCGGACATCGGCCGCGGCGCCCAGGCCACCTTGATCGGCACCGAGCCGCTCCCCTTCTTCGACCAGGACGGGGTCCACGAGATCCACCGTTCCTGGCGCCGCCTCCTCGACTCCTACGGGGGCGGGCGCATCGGGGTCGCCGAGGCCTGGGCGCCCACCTCGGAGCGGCTCGCCCTGTACGTGCGCCCCGACGAACTGCACCAGGCCTTCAACTTCCGCTTCCTGAACTGCCCGTGGGACCCCGCCGCGATGCGCACCGTCATCGACGAGTCCCTGGCCGCCACCACCGCCGTCGGCGCCCCGACCACCTGGGTGCTGTCCAACCACGACGTCGTACGCCACGTGACGCGCTACGGCGGCGGGACCCGCGGCCTGGCCCGGGCCCGGGCGGCCGCCCTGCTGATGCTGGCCCTGCCCGGGTCGGCGTACCTCTACCAGGGCGAGGAGCTCGGCCTCCCTGAGGTGGCGGACCTCCCGGACCGGGTCCGCCAGGACCCGGCCTTCCGCCGCGGACGCCGTCAGCCGGGGGACGCGGACGGCCCGGCGGGGTCGGGGCCCAGGCCCGAGGACCCGTCGGAACCGGAGGGGCAGGACGGGCTGCGCGACGGGTGCCGGGTGCCGCTCCCCTGGTCCGGCGCGGAGCCCCCGTACGGCTTCGGGCCGGCCGGCAGCTGGCTCCCGCAGCCCGCCGGCTGGGGCGGCCTCAGCGTCGCCGCGCAGACCGGCGACCCGCACTCGACGCTGGAGCTCTACCGTGCCGCCCTGGAACTGCGCCGGGCGATGCCGGGGCTGGGGGCGCCGGAGGCGGGGACGGGCCCGGGCCCGGGCACGGGGGTCGACGCGGCGGCCGTGGCGGGTGCCGATGCCCCGGCGGAGGCCCCGTACGGCTCGTACGACCCGGACTGCCCGGACGACCCGGACGGCTCGTACGGCCCGGACGCATGCGGAATGCGCTGGCAGTGCGCACCCGAGGGCGTGCTCCTGTTCACCCGCCCCGGTTTCGCCTGCACCCTCAACACCCGCCCCGACCCGGTCGAGCTTCCCGCGCCCGGACGCCCCGTGCTCTCCAGCGCCCCGGTGGAGACGGACGGCCGAACCGTCCGGCTTCCCCCGGATTCGTGCACGTGGTGGTCATGGTGA
- a CDS encoding glycoside hydrolase family 13 protein: MTQHLADALPTSTGTQPGWWREAVIYQVYPRSFADSNGDGMGDLEGIRSRLPYLKELGVDAVWLSPFYASPQADAGYDVADYRAIDPMFGTLHDADAVIREAHDLGLRIIVDLVPNHCSDQHEWFKQALREGPGTPLRERFHFRPGRGADGAEPPNDWESIFGGPAWTRVADGEWYLHLFAPEQPDFNWEHPAVQDEFRSILRFWLDLGADGFRVDVAHGLVKAPGLPDLGAKDQLKLLGNDVMPFFDQDGVHEIYRSWRRILDEYEGDRVLVAEAWTPTVERTALYVRPDEMHQAFNFQYLTSDWEATALREVIDGSLAAMRTVGAPTTWVLSNHDVTRHATRFANPAGLGTQLREPGDRELGLRRARAAILLMLALPGSAYVYQGEELGLPDVTDLPDEVRQDPSFSRAAGQDGFRDGCRVPIPWSGTEAPYGFGTGGSWLPQPDSWADLSVEAQTGDPSSTLELYRSALRLRRERPDLGDGESVDWQEAPEGVLVFRRGDFLCAANTTGTAVRFPVTGEALLSSGATVEDGVLPADTTVWWQVTAG; the protein is encoded by the coding sequence ATGACCCAGCACCTCGCCGACGCGCTCCCCACCTCCACCGGCACGCAGCCCGGCTGGTGGAGAGAAGCGGTGATCTACCAGGTCTATCCGCGCAGCTTCGCCGACTCCAACGGAGACGGCATGGGGGACCTCGAAGGCATCCGCAGCCGCCTGCCCTACCTGAAGGAGCTGGGCGTCGACGCCGTCTGGCTCAGCCCCTTCTACGCCTCCCCGCAGGCCGACGCCGGCTACGACGTCGCCGACTACCGGGCCATCGACCCCATGTTCGGCACCCTGCACGACGCCGACGCCGTGATCCGCGAAGCCCACGACCTGGGCCTGCGCATCATCGTGGACCTCGTCCCCAACCACTGCTCCGACCAGCACGAATGGTTCAAGCAGGCGCTGCGCGAAGGCCCCGGTACCCCGCTGCGCGAGCGCTTCCACTTCCGCCCGGGCCGCGGCGCGGACGGCGCGGAGCCCCCGAACGACTGGGAGTCGATCTTCGGCGGCCCGGCCTGGACCCGGGTCGCGGACGGCGAGTGGTACCTGCACCTCTTCGCCCCCGAGCAGCCCGACTTCAACTGGGAGCACCCGGCCGTCCAGGACGAGTTCCGCTCCATCCTGCGCTTCTGGCTCGACCTCGGTGCCGACGGCTTCCGCGTCGACGTCGCCCACGGCCTGGTCAAGGCGCCCGGCCTGCCCGACCTCGGTGCCAAGGACCAGCTCAAGCTGCTCGGCAACGACGTCATGCCCTTCTTCGACCAGGACGGCGTCCACGAGATCTACCGCTCCTGGCGCCGGATCCTCGACGAGTACGAGGGCGACCGCGTCCTGGTCGCCGAGGCATGGACCCCGACCGTCGAGCGCACGGCCCTCTACGTCCGCCCCGACGAGATGCACCAGGCGTTCAACTTCCAGTACTTGACCAGCGACTGGGAGGCGACGGCGCTCCGCGAGGTCATCGACGGCTCGCTGGCCGCCATGCGCACCGTCGGCGCCCCCACCACCTGGGTGCTGTCCAACCACGACGTCACCCGGCACGCCACCCGCTTCGCCAACCCCGCCGGCCTCGGCACCCAGCTGCGCGAGCCCGGCGACCGCGAGCTGGGTCTGCGGCGGGCCCGCGCGGCGATCCTGCTGATGCTGGCACTGCCCGGTTCGGCCTACGTCTACCAGGGCGAGGAGCTCGGCCTGCCCGACGTCACCGACCTGCCGGACGAGGTCCGCCAGGACCCGTCGTTCTCCCGCGCGGCGGGCCAGGACGGCTTCCGCGACGGTTGCCGGGTCCCCATCCCGTGGTCGGGGACCGAGGCCCCGTACGGCTTCGGCACCGGCGGCAGCTGGCTCCCGCAGCCGGACTCCTGGGCGGATCTGAGCGTGGAGGCGCAGACCGGCGACCCGTCCTCCACCCTGGAGCTGTACCGGTCCGCCCTGCGGCTGCGCCGCGAGCGCCCGGACCTGGGCGATGGCGAGTCGGTGGACTGGCAGGAGGCCCCCGAGGGCGTCCTGGTCTTCCGCCGGGGGGACTTCCTCTGCGCCGCCAACACCACCGGCACGGCGGTACGGTTCCCCGTCACCGGCGAGGCCCTGCTGTCCAGCGGTGCGACGGTCGAGGACGGCGTGCTGCCGGCCGACACCACGGTGTGGTGGCAGGTGACGGCGGGGTGA
- a CDS encoding sugar ABC transporter permease, translating into MSTANTARTTTAVRPRGSRSPLASVSLHGTLVVAAVIAVFPVLWIVLTSLKPAKHAVTTDFVKEPTLSNYTYLLEQSHFLSWFANSVLVAGITTVLGVFIAATTGYAVSRFKFPGMKPLMWTLLITQMFPMAILIVPLYNLMGDLGLLNQPLGLIITYLTIAVPFCAWMMKGFFDTIPVEIDESGRVDGLNPFGTFWRLILPLAKPGLAVTGFYAFITAWGEVAYASAFMVGEENLTLAGGLQTFVTQYTSNWGAMSAASVLIAIPAAIFFVFAQRHLVAGMTAGATKG; encoded by the coding sequence ATGTCCACTGCGAACACCGCCCGCACGACCACCGCGGTCCGTCCCCGCGGGAGCCGTTCCCCGCTCGCCTCCGTCAGCCTGCACGGCACCCTCGTCGTGGCCGCCGTCATCGCCGTCTTCCCGGTGCTGTGGATCGTGCTGACCTCGCTCAAGCCGGCCAAGCACGCGGTCACCACCGACTTCGTCAAGGAACCGACGCTCAGCAACTACACGTACCTGCTGGAGCAGAGCCACTTCCTCAGCTGGTTCGCCAACTCCGTCCTGGTCGCCGGCATCACCACCGTCCTCGGTGTCTTCATCGCCGCCACCACCGGATACGCGGTCAGCCGCTTCAAGTTCCCCGGCATGAAGCCGCTCATGTGGACCCTGCTCATCACGCAGATGTTCCCGATGGCGATCCTCATCGTCCCGCTCTACAACCTCATGGGCGACCTGGGCCTGCTCAACCAGCCGCTCGGCCTGATCATCACCTACCTCACCATCGCCGTGCCGTTCTGCGCCTGGATGATGAAGGGCTTCTTCGACACCATCCCGGTGGAGATCGACGAATCGGGCCGCGTCGACGGACTCAACCCCTTCGGCACCTTCTGGCGCCTCATCCTGCCGCTCGCCAAGCCCGGCCTCGCCGTCACCGGCTTCTACGCCTTCATCACCGCCTGGGGCGAGGTCGCGTACGCCTCCGCCTTCATGGTCGGCGAGGAGAACCTCACCCTGGCCGGCGGACTGCAGACCTTCGTCACGCAGTACACCTCCAACTGGGGAGCCATGAGCGCCGCCTCGGTCCTCATCGCCATCCCCGCGGCGATCTTCTTCGTCTTCGCCCAGCGTCACCTCGTCGCCGGGATGACGGCAGGCGCAACCAAGGGCTGA
- a CDS encoding TetR/AcrR family transcriptional regulator encodes MAEMTTGRRERKKARTRQALADAAVRLFTERGFDDVGVREVAEAADVSLSTLFKHFPNKEALVFDLDEDVESALVAAVRDRAPGQPVLHALRDHMVRTRTAVRTDDPTFVLVESTPALRDYARRMWSRHEKTLAATLAEATGLAPEDPAVTGLARFALEAPGLARASEDPARTMRDVFALLEHGWATTALARQEVHPGRDG; translated from the coding sequence ATGGCCGAGATGACGACAGGACGCCGGGAACGCAAGAAGGCCCGGACCAGGCAGGCCCTGGCGGATGCCGCAGTGCGGCTGTTCACCGAGCGCGGCTTCGACGACGTCGGCGTACGCGAGGTGGCGGAGGCGGCCGACGTCTCGCTGAGCACGCTCTTCAAGCACTTCCCCAACAAGGAAGCCCTCGTCTTCGACCTGGACGAGGACGTCGAGAGCGCCCTGGTCGCCGCCGTTCGCGACCGAGCCCCCGGCCAACCCGTGCTGCACGCCCTGCGCGACCACATGGTGCGCACCCGTACCGCCGTGCGGACCGACGACCCCACCTTCGTCCTCGTCGAATCCACCCCCGCGCTGCGGGACTACGCCCGGCGCATGTGGTCGCGCCACGAGAAGACCCTGGCCGCGACCCTCGCCGAGGCCACCGGGCTCGCCCCGGAAGACCCCGCCGTCACCGGCTTGGCGCGCTTCGCCCTGGAAGCCCCCGGCCTCGCCCGCGCGAGCGAAGACCCGGCCCGGACCATGCGCGACGTGTTCGCCCTACTGGAGCACGGCTGGGCCACCACCGCCCTGGCGCGGCAGGAGGTCCACCCCGGTCGGGACGGCTGA
- a CDS encoding LacI family DNA-binding transcriptional regulator produces MTARLADIAAQAGVSEATVSRVLNGKPGVAAGTRESVLAALDVLGYERPVKLRQRSAGLVGLITPELDNPIFPALAQVIGQALTRQGYTPVLATQTPGGSTEDELTEMLVDRGVSGIIFVSGLHADTTADMGRYDQLRGQGVPYVLINGFSEKVQAPFVSPDDRAAMVLAVTHLTALGHTRIGLAVGPKRFVPVLRKIEGFRLGMKERLGLGEAEIEALIQHSLYSLEGGQAAAAALISRGCTAVVCASDMMALGAIRAARQQGLKVPQDVSVVGFDDSPLIAFTDPPLTTIRQPVQAMGQAAVRTLLEEIGGTPAPHSEFVFLPELVVRGSTASGPGQRRRD; encoded by the coding sequence GTGACCGCACGGCTAGCCGACATCGCAGCCCAGGCGGGGGTCAGCGAAGCCACAGTCAGCCGCGTGCTCAACGGCAAGCCCGGTGTGGCCGCAGGCACCCGCGAATCCGTGCTGGCCGCCCTCGACGTACTCGGCTACGAGCGGCCCGTGAAGCTGCGCCAGCGCAGTGCGGGGCTCGTCGGTCTGATAACTCCCGAACTGGACAACCCGATCTTCCCGGCGCTCGCCCAGGTCATCGGCCAGGCCCTGACCCGGCAGGGGTACACGCCGGTGCTGGCCACGCAGACGCCCGGCGGGTCCACCGAGGACGAGCTGACCGAGATGCTGGTCGACCGCGGCGTCTCCGGGATCATCTTCGTCTCCGGCCTGCACGCCGACACCACGGCCGACATGGGCCGCTACGACCAACTCCGCGGGCAGGGCGTCCCGTACGTCCTCATCAACGGGTTCTCCGAGAAGGTGCAGGCCCCCTTCGTCTCGCCCGACGACCGGGCCGCGATGGTCCTCGCCGTCACCCACCTGACCGCGCTCGGGCACACCCGCATCGGGCTCGCGGTCGGACCGAAGCGCTTCGTACCGGTCCTCCGCAAGATCGAGGGCTTCCGGCTCGGGATGAAGGAGCGGCTCGGACTCGGCGAGGCCGAGATCGAGGCGCTGATCCAGCACTCCCTCTACTCGCTCGAGGGCGGCCAGGCCGCCGCGGCCGCGCTGATCTCGCGCGGCTGCACGGCGGTGGTGTGCGCGAGCGACATGATGGCGCTCGGCGCGATCAGGGCGGCCCGGCAGCAGGGGCTGAAGGTCCCGCAGGACGTGTCGGTGGTCGGCTTCGACGACTCGCCGCTCATAGCGTTCACCGATCCGCCGCTGACGACCATCCGCCAGCCCGTGCAGGCGATGGGGCAGGCGGCGGTCCGGACCCTGCTGGAGGAGATCGGCGGTACGCCGGCCCCGCACAGCGAGTTCGTCTTCCTGCCCGAACTGGTGGTGCGCGGCTCCACGGCCTCGGGCCCGGGCCAGCGCCGCCGGGACTAG
- a CDS encoding LacI family DNA-binding transcriptional regulator, whose protein sequence is MAGDGGVTSPLRLTDIAAQAQVSEATVSRVLNGKPGVAAGTRHKVLAALDLLGYERPVRLKRRSNGLVGLLIPELTNPIFPAFAQVIEQALAGHGYTPVLCTQTPGGATEDELVEQLEERGVTGIVFLSGLHADAHADPARYQRLAARGVPFVLINGFNEQVNAPFISPDDRAAADMAVRHLQDLGHRRIGLAIGPTRYVPSARKEQGFLAALPDAEADGLIQRTLFTVEGGHAAGIALLDRGCTGIVCGSDPMALGVIRAARERGLRVPQDVSVVGFDDSPLIPFTDPPLTTVRQPVRAMATAAVGALLEAVSGTPVQRTEYIFQPELVVRGSTAQVP, encoded by the coding sequence GTGGCAGGTGACGGCGGGGTGACCTCCCCCCTCCGGCTGACGGACATCGCCGCGCAGGCCCAGGTCAGCGAGGCGACCGTCAGCCGCGTGCTCAACGGGAAACCGGGCGTGGCGGCCGGCACCCGGCACAAGGTGCTGGCCGCGCTCGACCTGCTGGGCTACGAGCGGCCCGTCCGGCTCAAACGGCGCAGCAACGGGCTGGTCGGGCTGCTGATCCCGGAGCTCACCAACCCGATCTTCCCGGCGTTCGCGCAGGTCATAGAGCAGGCGCTGGCCGGGCACGGGTACACGCCGGTGCTGTGCACGCAGACCCCCGGCGGGGCCACCGAGGACGAACTGGTGGAACAGCTGGAGGAACGCGGGGTCACCGGGATCGTCTTCCTGTCGGGCCTGCACGCGGACGCCCACGCGGACCCCGCGCGCTACCAGCGACTGGCAGCGCGCGGGGTGCCGTTCGTCCTGATCAACGGCTTCAACGAGCAGGTGAACGCCCCGTTCATCTCCCCGGACGACCGGGCGGCGGCGGACATGGCCGTACGGCACCTGCAGGACCTGGGGCACCGCAGGATCGGGCTCGCGATCGGGCCGACGCGGTACGTGCCCTCGGCCCGCAAGGAGCAGGGCTTCCTCGCGGCGCTGCCGGATGCGGAAGCGGACGGGCTGATCCAGCGCACGCTCTTCACGGTGGAGGGCGGACACGCGGCGGGCATCGCCCTGCTGGACCGCGGCTGCACGGGCATCGTGTGCGGCAGCGATCCGATGGCGCTCGGCGTCATCCGGGCGGCGCGCGAGCGCGGGCTGCGGGTGCCGCAGGACGTGTCGGTGGTCGGCTTCGACGATTCCCCGCTGATCCCGTTCACGGACCCGCCGCTGACGACGGTCCGCCAGCCGGTGCGCGCGATGGCGACGGCGGCGGTGGGTGCCCTCCTGGAGGCGGTGTCGGGCACCCCGGTCCAGCGCACGGAGTACATCTTCCAACCCGAACTGGTGGTCCGGGGCTCGACGGCCCAGGTGCCGTAA
- a CDS encoding carbohydrate ABC transporter permease, which produces MAAHTSQSVAKAAGDDVENDVAARGRSRRTDSDSGNRGGARGGKGASGLRRAVGTHWYAWAMVAPVVLVLGVIIGWPLVRGVYLSLTDATERNVSRTIGARHIEATYQFVGLDNYVDVLSDPVFLQRLVWTVMWTVACVSITFTLGLVLANMLNRDFRGRAAYRMALILPWAVPGFVSVFAWRFLFNRDNGILNKILDGGGIAAIPWLDDPTWAKFSVVAVNVWLGVPFMMVALLGGLQSIPGELYEAAEMDGASAWQRFRHITLPGLRTVSMTVILLSTIWTFNMFPVIFLLTRGGPGDSTEILVTQAFREAFVSSPRDFAGSATWGVLILALLMIFALVYRRSLRKQGEVW; this is translated from the coding sequence ATGGCTGCTCACACCAGCCAGTCGGTGGCGAAGGCCGCGGGCGACGACGTCGAGAACGACGTCGCCGCCCGCGGCCGGAGCCGCAGGACTGACAGCGACAGCGGTAACCGTGGCGGTGCCCGCGGTGGGAAAGGCGCGTCCGGCCTCCGGCGCGCCGTCGGCACGCACTGGTACGCCTGGGCCATGGTCGCCCCGGTGGTGCTCGTCCTCGGAGTGATCATCGGCTGGCCGCTGGTCCGGGGCGTCTACCTGTCGCTGACCGACGCCACCGAGCGCAACGTCTCGCGCACCATCGGAGCCCGGCACATCGAGGCCACGTACCAGTTCGTCGGACTCGACAACTACGTGGACGTGCTCAGCGACCCGGTGTTCCTGCAACGGCTGGTGTGGACGGTGATGTGGACCGTCGCGTGCGTGTCCATCACCTTCACGCTCGGGCTGGTCCTGGCCAACATGCTCAACCGGGACTTCCGGGGCCGCGCCGCCTACCGGATGGCGCTCATCCTGCCCTGGGCCGTCCCCGGCTTCGTCTCGGTCTTCGCCTGGCGGTTCCTCTTCAACCGCGACAACGGCATCCTCAACAAGATCCTCGACGGTGGCGGCATCGCCGCGATCCCCTGGCTCGACGACCCGACCTGGGCCAAGTTCTCGGTCGTCGCCGTCAACGTCTGGCTCGGCGTCCCCTTCATGATGGTCGCCCTGCTCGGCGGCCTGCAGTCCATCCCCGGCGAGCTCTACGAGGCCGCCGAGATGGACGGCGCCAGCGCCTGGCAGCGCTTCCGGCACATCACCCTGCCCGGACTGCGCACGGTGAGCATGACGGTGATCCTGCTCTCCACCATCTGGACCTTCAACATGTTCCCGGTGATCTTCCTGCTCACCCGGGGCGGACCCGGCGACTCCACCGAGATCCTGGTGACCCAGGCCTTCCGCGAGGCGTTCGTGTCGAGCCCGCGCGACTTCGCCGGCTCGGCCACGTGGGGCGTCCTGATCCTCGCCCTGCTCATGATCTTCGCGCTGGTCTACCGGCGCTCGCTGCGCAAGCAGGGAGAGGTGTGGTGA
- a CDS encoding FAD-dependent oxidoreductase → MSTTPRIAIAGAGLGGLVCARVLQQHGVPVTVFESEPDPYSRSQGGTLDIDGAHGQAALRAAGLLDQFLALSRPEGQEWRLYDRHATLMRHDRAGEDDLSRPEIDRGQLRALLLDSLAPGTVRWGHPVRAVTPLPHGAARLHHHDRTGEDFDLVIGADGAWSRVRPALSDARPAYAGVTMVEAHFDDVDHRHPGIAHLVGRGTMTAKAGRRSLVLQRNSNGHVRAYVTFRGPQDWHAGLDLADTASVRARLLAQYQGWHERLLDILRDNEGDFINRPMFVLPVPHSWQRVPGITLLGDAAHLMPPVGVGANLALLDGAELARAVVDHPTIDEALDAYESVMFPRATDHAKTAQQMLTTLMPDTDSDAAAFPDTLWPAGPLPDPPPARTIGEGSRSQDPKETA, encoded by the coding sequence ATGTCCACCACCCCCCGCATCGCGATCGCCGGCGCCGGCCTCGGCGGCCTCGTCTGCGCCCGCGTCCTGCAGCAGCACGGCGTGCCGGTCACGGTCTTCGAGAGCGAGCCCGACCCCTACTCCCGCTCGCAGGGCGGCACCCTCGACATCGACGGAGCCCACGGCCAGGCAGCCCTGCGCGCAGCCGGACTGTTAGACCAGTTCCTCGCCCTGTCCCGGCCCGAAGGCCAGGAGTGGCGCCTGTACGACCGTCACGCGACCCTGATGCGCCACGACCGGGCCGGCGAGGACGATCTGAGCCGGCCCGAGATCGACCGCGGCCAGCTGCGCGCGCTCCTCTTGGACTCCCTCGCCCCCGGCACGGTCCGCTGGGGCCACCCCGTAAGGGCTGTCACCCCGCTCCCGCACGGTGCTGCCCGCCTGCACCACCACGACCGCACCGGCGAGGACTTCGACCTGGTCATCGGCGCCGACGGCGCCTGGTCGCGGGTACGCCCCGCGCTCAGCGACGCCCGACCCGCCTACGCCGGTGTCACGATGGTGGAAGCCCACTTCGACGACGTCGACCACCGTCACCCCGGCATCGCCCACCTGGTCGGTCGCGGCACCATGACGGCCAAGGCGGGCCGCCGCAGCCTGGTGCTCCAGCGCAACAGCAACGGACACGTCCGCGCCTACGTCACCTTCCGCGGCCCGCAGGACTGGCACGCCGGCCTGGACCTCGCCGACACCGCATCCGTACGCGCCCGCCTGCTCGCCCAGTACCAGGGCTGGCACGAGCGTCTGCTGGACATCCTGCGCGACAACGAGGGCGACTTCATCAACCGGCCGATGTTCGTCCTTCCCGTTCCCCACTCCTGGCAGCGCGTCCCCGGCATCACCCTGCTCGGCGACGCCGCCCACCTGATGCCGCCCGTCGGCGTCGGAGCCAACCTCGCCCTGCTCGACGGCGCCGAACTCGCCCGAGCCGTCGTCGACCACCCCACCATCGACGAGGCCCTCGACGCCTACGAAAGCGTCATGTTCCCCCGCGCCACCGACCACGCGAAGACCGCTCAGCAGATGCTCACGACGCTGATGCCCGACACCGACTCCGACGCCGCAGCCTTCCCCGACACCCTTTGGCCGGCCGGCCCGCTCCCTGACCCGCCCCCCGCCCGCACCATCGGCGAGGGCAGCCGGTCACAAGATCCGAAAGAGACGGCCTAG